A genomic region of Rhipicephalus sanguineus isolate Rsan-2018 chromosome 1, BIME_Rsan_1.4, whole genome shotgun sequence contains the following coding sequences:
- the LOC119377878 gene encoding uncharacterized protein LOC119377878 translates to MRFNIYFKLLLVGLVIGVGSATEPLPVGATRADDKDDANTRHVTVDTPTTPSKLLVPSSAAVQALGSTPLDTGPSYNPGGFLPLSTGKPTHESLVLIPSNMYGPFAAPFHMSLPYHPMPPFPLAVSYVIHRHPSFDIGNARYPFEIYHTPTTHFIPVLSYLPPLPPPPPGYPPLPPLPGRPGKLPSPSPAPKPPSLPKPQLPPTRRPHIPPRVPSPPRQPPRTPLPTPSPPVRPAPPKRPVSPPRKQPRPPTVRPPQQPLPVPKPLPVPKPVPRPPSLPKPPTLPKPERKPEPPETGPVPLPEDEDETEIADPQSDPPVLSEENAPGREEFPSYYEPDALSAQVAAEKVTDAASTTTGGTIGLNGAVDSKAYPESSAYDSHVVEV, encoded by the exons CTCCTGCTGGTCGGCCTGGTAATCGGCGTGGGATCGGCCACAGAACCGCTTCCTGTTGGCGCAACACGAGCGGATGACAAGGACGAC GCGAACACAAGACATGTCACCGTCGACACACCAACCACGCCATCGAAGCTCCTGGTACCGAGCTCTGCCGCGGTACAAGCATTGGGAAGCACGCCCCTCGATACAGGGCCTAGTTACAACCCCGGAGGTTTTTTGCCTCTTTCAACTGGAAAACCTACGCATGAATCACTCGTGCTCATACCGAGCAACATGTATGGACCTTTCGCAGCACCTTTCCACATGTCATTACCTTACCACCCTATGCCACCATTTCCCCTGGCTGTGTCCTACGTGATACATAGGCACCCGAGCTTCGACATCGGCAATGCGAGATACCCATTTGAGATATACCACACCCCAACAACACACTTTATACCAGTGCTGTCCTATCTTCCTCCACTGCCGCCACCTCCTCCAGGTTACCCGCCTCTGCCGCCCCTACCTGGTCGTCCCGGGAAACTTCCGTCGCCCTCTCCGGCTCCAAAGCCACCAAGTCTTCCGAAGCCTCAACTGCCGCCCACTCGGAGACCTCATATTCCTCCTAGGGTGCCTTCACCTCCACGGCAGCCGCCAAGGACGCCATTGCCGACGCCATCCCCTCCCGTCAGGCCAGCACCCCCAAAGAGACCCGTGTCGCCCCCGAGAAAGCAGCCGCGACCGCCGACAGTCAGACCCCCGCAGCAGCCACTGCCGGTTCCCAAACCACTGCCAGTGCCGAAGCCAGTACCTAGGCCTCCTTCCTTGCCGAAACCTCCAACTTTGCCCAAGCCTGAGAGGAAGCCGGAGCCCCCTGAAACAGGACCAGTTCCCTTGCCAGAGGACGAGGACGAAACCGAGATCGCCGACCCACAATCCGATCCACCGGTGCTTTCAGAAGAGAATGCTCCTGGACGCGAAGAATTTCCGAGTTACTACGAACCCGATGCACTTTCAGCCCAGGTTGCTGCGGAAAAAGTCACCGATGCTGCCAGCACTACAACAGGCGGCACTATTGGCCTCAATGGTGCAGTTGATTCGAAGGCGTACCCGGAGTCCTCTGCTTACGATAGCCACGTCGTGGAAGTCTGA